The following are from one region of the Pseudomonas putida genome:
- a CDS encoding cytochrome c, which yields MSHRKRWALAAIALGVGGVAAAFGLMWRPAIDPIERPMVFEPAQIARGAQVVTAGDCAVCHTRPGGKYLAGGLPLVTPFGTLYSTNITPDAQTGIGKWPLEAFQRAMRDGVSRDGHFLYPAFPYTHYRLLDDQDLADAYAYLMSGPPVHQPATPNRMKFPRNLRPLVAGWNLLFLHSAPFVPTAQASPQWNRGRYLVEGAGHCGGCHTPLNLLGAEKTGQALAGGVVDGWEAPSLLGLARRETPWTQAQLVDYLQAKVVDGHGTAAGPMRPVSQELARLPRSDVEAMAEYLLSLPASSHQPATLETKAVASAESSSLGGDLFQAACAGCHGAGAPMRSIDGRPALTVTSSVQAPAPRNFIKTVLEGIAPTPGEPGPAMPPFAASLSDQQLAALADFVRGQAAPERPWPDLHSTIQALREETP from the coding sequence ATGTCGCACAGGAAGCGTTGGGCATTGGCAGCTATTGCGCTGGGCGTGGGCGGGGTAGCCGCAGCGTTCGGGTTGATGTGGCGACCGGCAATCGACCCTATCGAGCGGCCCATGGTATTCGAACCCGCACAGATTGCGCGCGGTGCCCAGGTCGTCACCGCCGGCGACTGCGCGGTCTGCCATACGCGCCCTGGCGGCAAGTACCTGGCGGGCGGCCTGCCACTGGTGACGCCGTTTGGCACGCTGTACAGCACCAACATCACGCCTGACGCGCAGACCGGTATCGGCAAGTGGCCACTCGAAGCGTTCCAGCGAGCCATGCGCGACGGGGTTTCCCGCGATGGGCACTTCCTCTACCCGGCCTTCCCGTACACGCATTACCGGTTACTCGACGATCAGGACCTGGCGGACGCCTACGCCTACCTGATGAGCGGGCCTCCGGTGCACCAGCCGGCAACCCCCAACCGCATGAAATTCCCGAGGAACCTTCGCCCGCTGGTTGCGGGCTGGAATCTGCTGTTCCTGCATTCAGCGCCGTTCGTGCCGACAGCGCAGGCGTCCCCACAGTGGAACCGTGGCCGCTATCTGGTCGAAGGCGCGGGCCACTGCGGCGGATGCCATACCCCTTTGAACCTGCTCGGTGCCGAGAAAACGGGCCAGGCGCTTGCCGGTGGAGTGGTTGACGGCTGGGAGGCCCCTTCCCTGCTCGGCCTGGCCAGGCGCGAAACGCCCTGGACCCAAGCCCAGCTGGTGGATTACCTGCAAGCCAAAGTCGTCGACGGCCATGGCACCGCCGCCGGCCCCATGCGCCCGGTCAGCCAGGAACTCGCGCGGCTGCCTCGGAGCGATGTCGAAGCCATGGCGGAATATCTGCTGAGTTTGCCGGCCTCCTCTCATCAACCAGCCACGCTCGAGACAAAAGCTGTGGCCTCGGCCGAATCGTCCAGCCTGGGCGGTGATCTGTTCCAGGCCGCATGCGCAGGCTGCCATGGTGCAGGCGCACCGATGCGCAGTATCGACGGCAGGCCAGCGCTGACGGTGACGTCCTCGGTGCAGGCCCCTGCGCCACGCAACTTCATCAAGACGGTACTGGAAGGCATCGCCCCCACACCCGGTGAGCCAGGCCCGGCGATGCCGCCGTTCGCGGCCAGCCTGAGCGACCAGCAGCTCGCCGCCCTGGCGGACTTCGTCCGTGGCCAAGCCGCCCCAGAACGGCCGTGGCCGGATTTGCATTCGACTATTCAGGCTCTGCGCGAGGAGACCCCATGA
- a CDS encoding LysR family transcriptional regulator yields MDKFLALSMFVETVRCGGYSAAARKLGVATSSVARQVAALEAELGTTLITRSTRQNRLTDLGQAYFDNAVGILDALAAADGMVTDRGSEAKGKLRVSVPVEFGRRLISPHLGRFLASHPELEVSLNLSDERVDLYKDRIDLTVRLGSTVSSEDVICTTIGHFQRWLVASPAYLERHGAPTQPSELTRHSCMRFDYGGPMRDWLFEVADETVPVAVQGRMQSNNADILRQAAVAGQGIALLADWLVAEDVQQGRLTRLLPEYEVNPMSVNASINIVYLPINRASTRIRAFAHFMKELVSVA; encoded by the coding sequence ATGGACAAGTTTCTCGCCTTGAGCATGTTCGTAGAGACGGTACGTTGCGGTGGCTACTCCGCCGCCGCCCGCAAGCTTGGCGTGGCAACATCGTCCGTGGCGCGTCAGGTTGCAGCACTGGAGGCGGAGCTGGGCACCACGCTGATTACCCGCAGCACACGCCAGAACCGCCTGACCGACCTGGGCCAAGCCTATTTCGACAACGCGGTGGGCATTCTCGATGCGCTCGCTGCAGCCGATGGCATGGTTACCGACAGGGGCAGCGAAGCGAAAGGCAAGCTGCGGGTCAGTGTGCCGGTGGAGTTCGGCCGACGCTTGATCTCTCCCCACCTGGGGCGGTTTCTGGCGAGCCATCCGGAGCTGGAGGTCAGCCTCAACCTCAGCGACGAGCGGGTGGACCTTTACAAGGACCGAATCGACCTGACCGTGCGCCTGGGGTCGACCGTCTCCAGCGAAGATGTGATCTGCACCACCATCGGTCATTTCCAGCGCTGGCTGGTGGCCAGCCCGGCCTACCTGGAGCGGCACGGTGCGCCGACGCAACCGAGCGAACTCACCCGGCATTCCTGCATGCGCTTCGATTACGGCGGGCCAATGCGCGACTGGCTGTTCGAGGTGGCTGACGAGACGGTGCCCGTCGCGGTGCAGGGCCGGATGCAGAGCAACAATGCCGACATTCTCAGGCAGGCAGCGGTCGCCGGGCAGGGCATTGCGCTGCTGGCCGACTGGCTGGTTGCCGAGGATGTGCAACAGGGCCGGCTCACCCGCTTGCTGCCTGAATACGAAGTGAACCCGATGTCAGTCAATGCCTCGATCAATATCGTCTACCTGCCAATCAATCGCGCCTCGACGCGTATCAGGGCCTTTGCGCATTTCATGAAAGAGTTGGTCAGTGTTGCCTAG
- a CDS encoding DsbA family protein yields the protein MHIPPLLAFDFLDPWSWVALRRLALAMSQAGQPLNVTFQPCRSPLSRAAAGMAYHDFLERRFGTQSLTQQSLVAAQMRQLGIEPVFSQIVRLPDTRPALAAVLWLQRSGKPAHHFVESAFEALYCHGQDIGDPAVLEQLLQREQVPLGEVVQFMHSDTFSEELQAAEATAAAWAGRVIPSLRINGTVVFGAQTPSVLAPMLGFFSAQ from the coding sequence ATGCACATTCCCCCGCTCCTGGCATTCGACTTTCTTGACCCTTGGAGCTGGGTGGCGCTGCGCCGGCTTGCGCTCGCGATGAGCCAGGCAGGGCAACCACTGAACGTCACCTTTCAACCCTGCCGCTCGCCATTGAGCCGTGCCGCTGCTGGCATGGCCTACCACGACTTTCTCGAGCGTCGCTTTGGCACCCAGTCGCTGACCCAGCAATCCCTGGTGGCTGCGCAGATGCGCCAGCTCGGCATTGAACCGGTGTTCAGCCAGATCGTTCGCCTGCCCGACACGCGCCCCGCGCTTGCCGCTGTACTGTGGCTGCAGCGTAGCGGGAAACCCGCTCATCACTTTGTGGAAAGTGCGTTTGAGGCCTTGTATTGCCATGGCCAGGACATTGGTGATCCGGCGGTTCTGGAACAGCTGCTGCAGCGGGAACAAGTACCTCTGGGCGAAGTCGTTCAATTCATGCACAGCGATACGTTCAGTGAGGAACTGCAGGCCGCCGAAGCCACGGCTGCGGCTTGGGCGGGACGCGTGATCCCATCTTTGCGCATCAACGGTACGGTGGTATTCGGTGCGCAGACACCGAGTGTTCTGGCGCCGATGCTTGGTTTCTTCAGTGCTCAGTAA
- a CDS encoding winged helix-turn-helix transcriptional regulator: protein MAMQDETSDTVCPVARSLDSVGDKWTILVLRELYMGATRFEEMQIQTTATPQMLTSRLKALEAKGLVERRPYSEKPLRYEYHLTNKGRDFYPVIYALRAWGEKWCKNPDEGLAVHFVHRACGHDVGVASVCPHCGDPVERKDLEALISDRFLHERESRREAFKRK, encoded by the coding sequence ATGGCGATGCAGGACGAGACAAGCGATACGGTGTGCCCGGTGGCACGCTCGCTGGATTCGGTGGGCGACAAATGGACCATTTTGGTCCTGCGTGAGCTGTACATGGGCGCGACACGCTTCGAGGAAATGCAGATCCAGACCACCGCTACGCCCCAGATGCTGACTTCGCGCCTGAAAGCGCTGGAGGCGAAAGGCCTGGTCGAACGCCGGCCCTACAGCGAGAAGCCGCTGCGCTACGAATATCATCTGACCAATAAGGGCCGGGACTTCTATCCTGTGATCTACGCACTACGCGCCTGGGGCGAGAAGTGGTGCAAGAATCCGGATGAGGGGTTGGCCGTGCATTTCGTGCACCGCGCCTGCGGCCATGATGTGGGTGTGGCCAGCGTTTGTCCTCACTGCGGCGACCCTGTGGAACGCAAGGACTTGGAAGCGCTGATCAGCGATCGTTTCCTTCACGAACGCGAGTCTCGTCGTGAAGCCTTCAAGCGGAAGTAG